The following coding sequences are from one Seonamhaeicola sp. ML3 window:
- a CDS encoding sugar isomerase codes for MKIQKDQVLEFNKKGLESHKESFDFLASKLSKEGKDVNSIVSKLADFQVAIPSWALGAGGTRFGRFSFYGEPSSLEQKIDDIGILHSLTQTAGAVSLHIPWDIPSDYAAIKEKADALNIKFDAVNSNTFQDQKDAAETYKYGSLSNTSKAVREQAIQHNIDVINIGDKLGSKALTVWLADGSCFPGQNNFQTAFQNTQDSLVDIYKALPDDWKMLVEYKPYEPNFYSTVIQDWGASLMLANGCGDKAYTLVDLGHHLPNSNIEQIVSILQLKGKLGGFHFNDSKYGDDDLTVGSIKPYALFLIFNELVYGMQNNPQNPELAWMIDASHNVKDPLEDLIQSLEAIQEAYAKAMLIDQDALKAAQLDNDVVKCQEILQGAYRTDVRPLLEKARLNAGGALSPIHAYRGLDVRAGLIQERGKYTVATGL; via the coding sequence ATGAAAATCCAAAAAGACCAGGTATTAGAGTTCAACAAGAAAGGCTTAGAAAGTCATAAAGAAAGTTTTGATTTTTTAGCAAGCAAATTAAGTAAGGAAGGAAAAGATGTAAATTCCATTGTATCAAAGTTAGCCGATTTCCAAGTGGCTATTCCTAGTTGGGCTTTAGGTGCCGGAGGAACTCGTTTCGGGAGATTTTCATTCTACGGAGAGCCATCGAGCTTAGAACAAAAAATTGATGATATTGGGATTTTACATAGTTTAACCCAAACCGCTGGAGCGGTATCATTGCATATTCCATGGGATATTCCATCAGATTATGCAGCCATAAAAGAAAAAGCCGATGCTTTGAACATTAAATTCGATGCTGTTAACTCAAACACTTTCCAAGATCAAAAAGATGCTGCTGAAACTTATAAGTATGGTTCTTTAAGTAATACCAGCAAAGCCGTAAGAGAGCAAGCTATCCAACATAATATTGATGTAATTAATATTGGTGATAAACTTGGCTCTAAGGCATTAACAGTTTGGTTAGCAGATGGGTCTTGTTTCCCTGGACAAAATAACTTCCAGACAGCATTTCAAAATACTCAAGATAGTTTGGTAGACATTTACAAAGCGTTACCAGACGATTGGAAAATGTTAGTTGAATACAAACCATACGAACCAAACTTCTACAGCACGGTAATTCAAGATTGGGGAGCATCATTGATGTTGGCTAATGGTTGTGGTGATAAGGCCTATACTTTAGTAGATTTAGGACATCACTTACCAAACTCGAATATAGAGCAAATAGTTTCAATATTACAATTAAAAGGTAAATTAGGAGGTTTCCACTTTAACGACAGTAAGTATGGAGACGACGATTTAACCGTTGGAAGTATCAAGCCTTATGCTTTATTCTTAATTTTCAATGAGCTAGTTTATGGTATGCAAAACAATCCACAAAATCCAGAATTAGCATGGATGATTGATGCTAGCCATAACGTAAAAGATCCTTTAGAAGATTTAATACAATCTCTAGAAGCTATTCAAGAAGCCTATGCCAAAGCAATGCTTATAGATCAAGATGCACTTAAAGCAGCACAATTGGATAACGATGTTGTAAAGTGTCAAGAGATATTACAAGGAGCTTACAGAACAGATGTAAGGCCTCTATTAGAAAAAGCACGTTTAAATGCCGGAGGAGCTTTAAGTCCAATTCATGCTTATCGCGGACTTGATGTAAGAGCAGGATTAATTCAGGAAAGAGGTAAATATACAGTTGCTACTGGTTTATAA